AACCTCTTTGTTGCCTCCTCTAAAAGTGTGTCTGTTGTAAATGGTGGATTTGGATAAATGCCCTTCTCATAAACATTTACCTCAACATCAACATAATCTTTATCCTTAAATCTCTTGGCAATTTCTTCATCAACAATTGTTCCAAATGAGATATCATTTTCCAATTTTAGGTAGAGATATGGAACTTTTATTTGATACTCATTGTATCTATCAATAATCCACCCCAAAACTGGCGTTTGAACCCTTCCAGCAGATAAGTAGGTGTTATTAAATGCATCCCATAACTTTTTACTCAACTCAAACCCAATCCACCTATCCTCAATCCTCCTAACAACTTGCGCCCTTACTTTATTCTCATCCAATAATAACTCTTCGCTTTTGCCTTCTTTAACCATTTTTATTGCGTTCGTTATTGCTCTCTTTGTTATCTCATTAAACCCAATTCTAAAGATATTTTTGTTGAATGGTTTTAGGTTTAGATATATATCATACCCAATCTTCTCCCCCTCAACATCAATATCCGTTGCTATAAATACAGCATCAACTTCACTTGCCAAATCCCTCAATATCTCAATGTTCTCCTTTGCATCGTGAATAACTATATCTCCATTGGTTCTCTCCTTAATTCTTTTAATTAACTCCTCAATATTCTTTTCATCAACAAATTGCTCCCCATTTATCCTCTTAATTGTTCCATAAATTGGAATGTATGAATTATTGCCTACTAATACCCCATGATAACCCTCTTTTGTTACCAAATCAAATATATGCCCACCGCTTGCAGTTATAATCAAATTCCAATCCCCAATACAGACCTCATAAACCTTCTTATTGTTTATTCTCCTAACAGATGGCTTTCCAAAGAAATTTGCAATCGTCCTTGCTTTGTTAGGGCTTTCCACAACCATCAACGCTGATTTTAATAAATCTGGCACTTTATTTTTCTCTTTGGTCTCTTTCAACTTTCTCCTATCTTCATCAATCTTCTCTATCAATTTTTCAACATCAATCTCATCAATCCTCTTAAATTCACTCTCATACATGAATAGCATATACTTCTTTAAACCCTCAAACACCTCTGCATCATCAACTAAAACAATTGAAGCCCCCTTAATTAACCCATTTTCAGTCATCCTTGATGTTCTTCCAGATGTTTGAATGTAGGTCTTTACATCGGGGATTAGTAGATAGTATTTATCTTCTTCTTTCCTCAATGAGAAGTTTTTTATTTTTAGTGTGTTTTTTACTAATTCCATTAATTCTTCTTTATTCAATCCTTCAATGCTTATATTTTCATCTTCCTTTTTAAGTGTCTCTTCCAAATCAGTCTTAAACTTTGGAACCCCGTAGAAGATGCAGTATCTTATCCTCTCTGGAATATCCAACCCTCTAACCAAAACACCATAATATGATGCCACTCCAATTAAAACATCAATCTCTCCATTTTTAAACTCCTCAAACCCTTTCTTATCTTTTGAATGGATTAATTTTGCCTTTACACCATTTTTAATTAAAAATTCCTCAATCTCCTCTGCCTTTTTTAACCCATAATCAATAGGAACAAACACAATGCCCCCATCGCCAAATATCTTTATGTATTCCAAAATTTTCTCCAAACTGAGGTTTTCATCATAAATATCTTCAACATCCCTCAACTTACTCATTCCATACCCAATTTCAAAATCCAAAAGTTCCCTATACAACTTTACCTTATCTCCGTAGGATTTTCCAGTGGCAGATGCAACAATCATACATCCGTGGTCTATTTTGCTAATCATTTCCTTTAATTTTTCCCTTTCTTTTAACGCATCTTCTATCTTCTTTTTTCTTATTAAATAAAGGATGTTGTATGCCTTCTTAATAATCTCATCACTAAACCCTAAAAGTTTTAAACTCTTATCTATATTCTTAGATGCCTTTAAAAACGCATCAACGTCATCAATAAAAACAAAATCAAACTTATCATCTATTGGATTTTTTGATAGATAATTTGATGTTGTGATTAATATGTTATAGTCCTTTTTCTCAATCTTTTCCTTTGCTAATCTCTTCTCTTCAGATGAAAGTTCAGAATGGTAGGCAACAACGTTAACCTCTATCCCCGCTTTATTTGCCATGTTTATGATTTTTTCGTATGTTTGCCTAACTAACAAAGTCGTTGGCAAAATGATGTATGACTTTTTGTTTTTTGTTGCAAAGTAAATTGCCGTAATCATCCCAAATACGCTCTTTCCCACACCAGTTGGTGCAACTATTGAAAAACTCTTGTTCTTTAATACCCTCTTTGCCCACATCCTTTGTATACTCAACAATTTAAATCCACAACGCTCTGCAACATTCTCCAATTCCTTTAATTCATTTTTTAATTTGCAATAGTCCTCTAGTGCTTTCAATGTGTTTTTCTCTGCCAAATATTTGCAGATATTGCTAACTGAATCATCTTCCATACAATTTTTGCATGTCAATCCTTTATCTAACCTTAAACTTTCTATATCACTGTGGCAATTTGGACATATATTTTTGAATATTATTGGTATCATGTTCCCCCACCAAAATTGGCAAATATATAGTTGTTTGCGAAATTTATGTTACGTATTAGGCATAATAAAATTTCTGAAAGAACGATAAATTAAGCGTAGAATTTCAAATAGGTCTTAGTTCATCCCTCTATTTTATTAATGATTATGGTCACATATAACGCAAACAACTATACTTTTAATATTAGATTTTTAAATTAAATTTTTAAAATCCTCCTATATGCCCTTTTATTTATAACCTTTTCTGTTTAGGTGGGAGTATGTTTGAGGATGACAAAAGAAGAACCTTAATGAAACTTGAACTTGCCATAAAAAGCAATCTTGTGGATGAAGAGATAATTCCAATAGTAAATAAGATTAATGAATTGGATGATTATTACACAACGAGTAGTTGCATTGGAAGATGCGGGATAATGGAATTCCCAAAGGGGAAAAATGCAAAAATCCATTCGAGGTGGCTTGGAAAGTGGCATCATTATGCAACTTATGATGAACTATTTGAGGCATTAAGCAAAAAATCCGATGATTTTGAATTGATGGTTTTTGTTATGAACTCTCCAATATTGCACATAGCAGCAAAAGACATAAATTCAGCAAAGAAAATGGTAGAACTTGCCATACACAATGGATTAAAGGCATCATCCATAAAATCAGTTAGCGATAAGAGGGTTATTGTGGAGATACTTGGCACATATAAGATAGATGCTCCAATTGGAAAAGATGGAAAAATCCTTGTTAATGAAGATTACTTGAAGTTTTTATTGGATATGGGAAATTTTAAATTAAAAAAATCTCGAGAGATTTTAATGAGGTGGTATGAGAAACTTGAAGAATTAAATAAAAAATAAAATAACAAAAATTTATATGCTTCAATTTTAAATGTTGTTGTCATGTCTAATTTTAAAATAGGTAATTTCTCCATTAAATTTGTTGAAGTTGTGAATTAGAATCCAACGCAAACAACTATATATATCCTCACATTTCTAAATATTAATGTAGATTATTTTTGAGGTGTAGAAGATGCTTAAAGAATTATTAAAAAATGCGGATCCAAAAGATTTGTTACCATTTGCAATGGCTATCCACATTTTAGTAAATAAACTTCCAGTAACGGTAAGGAGCAAAGAAAAACCTGGTATTAGGTTGGAGAAGGGAGATGTTATTGATGACAACTATGAGGGGTATGTGTTAAAGTTGGCAATTGAAACTGGGGAAATTTTGAGAGTTACTCCAGTTGTAGGACCATATAAAGGACTTCCAGTAATTATTGTGCCTATAAAGGATGGGGACGAGGTTTTGGGGGCAATTGGTGCAGTTGATGTCACCGCTGGAATATTTGAGGACGTTTTATTATTGGCAAGAAGAGCAGAGTTGTCCAAGTTTTTACCTGAAGATGCATTCCCAAAATAATTTATTGTGGTTGAAAGACCATACGAAAAATTTAAAAATACGAACGTTTCATTTGCTTTATAATTAATTTTTTAGGTGATAGTGTGAAAAAGGTGTTTATATTTCCCCCAAACAGTTTAATACTGGGAGATTTGGTTGAGAGGTTTGGTCATAAGCCACTAATGCTAAACAATGTAATTGGAGAAAAGGTTAGGAGTGCTGAGATAGACAGTCCTCCATTAAACATAACTGATGAGGATCCAAAGAAAGGATTAAAATATGCTGCAATTGAAGTCCCTTCTGGAGTTAGAGGAAGATTATCATTAATAGGGCCGTTGATAGAAGAGGCAGAAGCAGCAATTATAATGAAAAATGCCCCAATTGGCTTTGGATGTGTTGGATGTGAGAGAACAAATGAATTAACAAAATATTTAATTAGGAGAAAGGGTATTCCAGTTTTAAATGTGGAATATCCTAAAACAGAGGAAGAGGCAAAAATCGTAGTTAAAAAAATTGCAGCATTTTTAAAAGAATTGGAGGGGAATAATGGAGTGTCCGAATAAAGAGAAAAACCTAAACAGATGCAACTGCTCCTATCCATCATGCTCAAAAAAAGGTTTGTGTTGTGAGTGTTTGCATTACCATTTAAGAAATAGGCAACTACCTGCCTGCTGTTTCCCAGATGATGTTGAAAAAACCTACGACAGAAGTTTTGAGAAGTTTGCAAAGCTTGTTTTAGAAGGTAAGATTTAATTCAATTTATTTTCCTTTTTTGTTATTTTTTAATTCTAAGGGATGGGTATGGAGAAGATAGAAATTTTAAAGGAAAGGTTAAATAAAAATGCAGTTGTTACGGAAATAGCGAAAGAAAAAAGTCCATTTAAGGTTTTGATTTCAACAATTTTGAGTGCGAGGACAAAGGACGAGGTAACAGAGGAGATTTCAAAGAGATTGTTTGGGAAGGTTAGGGATGTTGATGATTTGCTAAAGATTGATTTGGAGAAATTGGAAAAACTCATTTATCCTGTTGGATTTTACAAAACAAAAGCAAAAAACTTGAAGAAATTGGCTAAGGTTTTGAAGGAGAACTATAATGGGGAAGTTCCAAATGAATTGGATGAAATTTTAAAACTCCCTGGTGTTGGGAGGAAGACGGCGAATTTGGTTATAACTTTGGCTTTTGATGATTATGGGATTTGTGTAGATACCCACGTACATAGGATATGCAATAGATGGGAATACGTTGAGACAGAAACCCCAGAAGAGACGGAAATGGAGTTGAGGAAAAAACTGCCAAAAAAATATTGGAAGATAATAAATAATTTGCTCGTTGTTTTTGGAAGGGAAGTTTGCTCTCCAACTCCAAAGTGTAGGAAGTGTTTTGAGGAGATTAGGGAGAGATGTCCATATTATAAAAAGATTGTATATTTTGATGAGGTTTTGAAAAAATATGGATTTGAGAAGGTATCAAAAAACAACATTCCACCTGAAAAGGGTACCTATATTTTAAAAATCAAACTCAATAGGGGGCGGAAAATAAAATTTGGAAATAAAGAGGGGTTTTTTAGGAAAGGTTATTACTTCTATGTTGGTTCCGCCCTTGGAAAAAGTATAAATTTGAAGAATAGGATAGGCAGGCATTTAAAAAAGGAAAAGAAAAAGTTCTGGCATGTTGATTACCTTTTGGAGTTTGGGGATGTTAAAGGCATATATGTCTCAAATAAAAGTTGTGAGTGTGACGTTGCAAAGGATTTAGCTGAGATATTTAAGTGTGTTGAAGGCTTTGGATGTTCTGATTGTAAGTGTAGGAGTCATTTGTTTTATTTGCCATTGTGATGCTTTTTTTACTTATGTAAAGAGTTTAGCTAATTATTGTTTAAATACCTTGCAAAACGATAAATTTATATATATCTTATCAATATACAATTTAACTAAATAACACTTTTTGGACAATTAGTAACATTTTACAATTGGAAGATTTGGGGGATATGATATTGTTAATTTGTTTGGGGATGGTGGGCTAATGAAAGGAGAAATAAAAACTCTTGATGAATATTTAAGTCAAAATATTGGTGGTAAAAGTGAAAGAAATCATACAAAAAAATCTAAAAGTTTTGTATTTGAGGTTCCAATTTACCATGATGTTTGGATGGACAATGCATTGGAAAACTTTTATCGAATTTTAAAAAAGATAGGTAATGAAGACTTTAATGTCTCACTAACCAGTGATAAACTAATCTTTGAATTTGATAATTTTGAAGGGTTTAAAAATGTATTAATTCAACAGATAAAGCATAAATATAAAAATATGATTGTAATGGGGGAAGATAAAAAAACAAGAGGTGCAAAGGAGATTAAAAAGGACTTTATTTTACTTCAAGAAGGTAAAAAGGAAGGTGGAACTGTAAAATTAAAAG
Above is a genomic segment from Methanotorris formicicus Mc-S-70 containing:
- the rgy gene encoding reverse gyrase, whose translation is MIPIIFKNICPNCHSDIESLRLDKGLTCKNCMEDDSVSNICKYLAEKNTLKALEDYCKLKNELKELENVAERCGFKLLSIQRMWAKRVLKNKSFSIVAPTGVGKSVFGMITAIYFATKNKKSYIILPTTLLVRQTYEKIINMANKAGIEVNVVAYHSELSSEEKRLAKEKIEKKDYNILITTSNYLSKNPIDDKFDFVFIDDVDAFLKASKNIDKSLKLLGFSDEIIKKAYNILYLIRKKKIEDALKEREKLKEMISKIDHGCMIVASATGKSYGDKVKLYRELLDFEIGYGMSKLRDVEDIYDENLSLEKILEYIKIFGDGGIVFVPIDYGLKKAEEIEEFLIKNGVKAKLIHSKDKKGFEEFKNGEIDVLIGVASYYGVLVRGLDIPERIRYCIFYGVPKFKTDLEETLKKEDENISIEGLNKEELMELVKNTLKIKNFSLRKEEDKYYLLIPDVKTYIQTSGRTSRMTENGLIKGASIVLVDDAEVFEGLKKYMLFMYESEFKRIDEIDVEKLIEKIDEDRRKLKETKEKNKVPDLLKSALMVVESPNKARTIANFFGKPSVRRINNKKVYEVCIGDWNLIITASGGHIFDLVTKEGYHGVLVGNNSYIPIYGTIKRINGEQFVDEKNIEELIKRIKERTNGDIVIHDAKENIEILRDLASEVDAVFIATDIDVEGEKIGYDIYLNLKPFNKNIFRIGFNEITKRAITNAIKMVKEGKSEELLLDENKVRAQVVRRIEDRWIGFELSKKLWDAFNNTYLSAGRVQTPVLGWIIDRYNEYQIKVPYLYLKLENDISFGTIVDEEIAKRFKDKDYVDVEVNVYEKGIYPNPPFTTDTLLEEATKRFGLSSDEVMKIAQELFELGLCLTPDTYVVLGDGRIETIEDIINAKEKDILSLNLDNLSIKRDTAIKFWKLKYIGNLRKITLSNNYELKATPDHCLLVLRDSQLRWIPAKDIKENDYIAMPFNYKVERKPISLLNLLKYLGITDVLIEFDENSTIFEKIAEFIRNDIKTSTKYKYLRNRRVPLKYLIEWDFDLDDVEKEAKYIYKSVAGTKKIPLFKLDEKFWYFAGLVLGDGSIQDSKIKIAQTPLKDVKRILDDTFPFLHNWISGSQVIISNPIIAEILKKLGMRNGKLNGIIFSLPESCINALIAGYFDTDGCFSLLYDKKAKKHNLRMILTSKRKDVLEKIGIYLNSIGILNTIHKNKEIYSLIISNKSLETFKEKIAGYLGIRKETFVNCYRIYRKEHGERFECDLLPVKEIFGKLTFEKGRKKILKDTKIHIENWYKEKTNNIPREKLKTVLRYANNSEYKKFLEKIVYGDISFVRVKKVEDIPYNGYVYDLSIKNNQNFISNGVISHNCTYHRTSSTRVSLDGMRIAREYLELNNMKDYLKNREYYMEGAHECIRPTKPMDTSELIEFIKNNSIYLTKNHIKIYDLIFRRFIASQMKECKVEYEEINIKDLDAKVEGYISIIYDGWTKIYNLKLRKLPKIEKNTLKIIEKSIRKVPKVSLYDEGEVIKLMKERSIGRPSTYAQIVKKLFDRKYVLKSKDKGKIIPTKLGIEVYNYLKNNYYNLICEERTKELEEIMDKIEKGGIEYIKVLDELLNEIKLIA
- the taw3 gene encoding tRNA(Phe) 7-((3-amino-3-carboxypropyl)-4-demethylwyosine(37)-N(4))-methyltransferase Taw3, with the protein product MFEDDKRRTLMKLELAIKSNLVDEEIIPIVNKINELDDYYTTSSCIGRCGIMEFPKGKNAKIHSRWLGKWHHYATYDELFEALSKKSDDFELMVFVMNSPILHIAAKDINSAKKMVELAIHNGLKASSIKSVSDKRVIVEILGTYKIDAPIGKDGKILVNEDYLKFLLDMGNFKLKKSREILMRWYEKLEELNKK
- a CDS encoding DUF2111 domain-containing protein; translated protein: MLKELLKNADPKDLLPFAMAIHILVNKLPVTVRSKEKPGIRLEKGDVIDDNYEGYVLKLAIETGEILRVTPVVGPYKGLPVIIVPIKDGDEVLGAIGAVDVTAGIFEDVLLLARRAELSKFLPEDAFPK
- a CDS encoding methanogenesis marker 5 protein gives rise to the protein MKKVFIFPPNSLILGDLVERFGHKPLMLNNVIGEKVRSAEIDSPPLNITDEDPKKGLKYAAIEVPSGVRGRLSLIGPLIEEAEAAIIMKNAPIGFGCVGCERTNELTKYLIRRKGIPVLNVEYPKTEEEAKIVVKKIAAFLKELEGNNGVSE
- a CDS encoding DUF6485 family protein — its product is MECPNKEKNLNRCNCSYPSCSKKGLCCECLHYHLRNRQLPACCFPDDVEKTYDRSFEKFAKLVLEGKI
- a CDS encoding DUF123 domain-containing protein, whose product is MEKIEILKERLNKNAVVTEIAKEKSPFKVLISTILSARTKDEVTEEISKRLFGKVRDVDDLLKIDLEKLEKLIYPVGFYKTKAKNLKKLAKVLKENYNGEVPNELDEILKLPGVGRKTANLVITLAFDDYGICVDTHVHRICNRWEYVETETPEETEMELRKKLPKKYWKIINNLLVVFGREVCSPTPKCRKCFEEIRERCPYYKKIVYFDEVLKKYGFEKVSKNNIPPEKGTYILKIKLNRGRKIKFGNKEGFFRKGYYFYVGSALGKSINLKNRIGRHLKKEKKKFWHVDYLLEFGDVKGIYVSNKSCECDVAKDLAEIFKCVEGFGCSDCKCRSHLFYLPL